The Chitinophagales bacterium DNA window TTTTCCGGCAGACAATCCGGATGTTAAACTGGATTATATTTTTTACACCGCTGATCGAATCGAGAAAATTGATTTTAAGGTCTTGGAAGATTTTGGCACTGCCTCTGATCATTTGCCGGTGATGATGGAGTTTAGGTTTAAACCCTGATTCTTTAGACTTACAACAACACAACACCTTCCAAAGCTATTGTTTTCACACCTAAATTTTGCGGCAGGATAAAATTTAAAAAATTTGTTTCTTAATTAGGAAACTTATATCTTTAACAAAAGCATTGATATGACAGAAAAATTCAAGGTTGAGTTTTCTGAAGAAGTGTTGATTTTTCTTGATAAACTGGAAGAAAAAGCAAGGGATAAAATTCTTTTCAATATTGATAAATCTAAGGTCAAGGACGACAGTAAACTTTTCAAAAAACTAACCAGTGAGATTTGGGAATTTCGAACGCTGTACAATAAAAAACAATACAGATTATTTGCTTTTTGGGACAAGACTGACAAACAAATAACAATTGTAGTTGCGACTCACGGGATAGTTAAGAAAACCCAGAAAACTCCAAAAAAGGAAATAGAAAAAGCCACTCAAATAATGCTTGAATATTTTAAAAATAAATAGTTATGAAAACATACAGTTTTGATGAAGTGAAAGATCGATACCTCGGAAAAAGAGGGACTAAAAAACGTGAAATATATGAATACGAGCTGAGAATGGATTTGATTGGTGAAGCCATAAAAAATGCTCGTAAAGAAAGAAATCTGACCCAGGAACAATTGGGGAAGATGGTCGGTGTTCAAAAAGCTCAAATATCCAAAATAGAGAACCACTTAACTGATGCTCGTTTTGATACAATCTTGAAAGTATTTAAAGCATTAAATGCCAAAATCAACTTTCAGGTAGAATTATTGAACCAAAACATGAAGTTGACATAAATATTACGTGCTATATGATGAAGCATACACGGGGCGTAATTAGCTCCGCTTAGCTGCGGTAGGAAAGGGCAGACAAGAAAGTGCTTCAAAATCACACACTTGTTTTAGGGCGAATCATTATTTTTTCGCCTATCATCCAACCATTTTAACTTTTCAATTGTCTTGATAAAAAACCTAAGTAAATTACCGTAAATGAAGATGCTAAAGCTATTGCTTTCCCTAACTGTTTTTATTCTATTATTTCCCCAAATTTCCCAAGCCAAAAAGAACCTTCCGCAATGGACGGAAGTCGATAAAAGCCAGATCGATATTGTCCGCGATTCTTTTGGAGTGCCGCATATTTTTGCGCCCACCGACAAACAGGTGGTTTACGGGCTTGCCTGGACCACCTGCGAAGATGATTTTGAAACCCTGCAATGGTCGATCCTTGCATCCAAAGCCATGCTGGGCATGCACCTGGGAGAAGAGGGAGCGCGAATAGATTATGCCGTGCAATTGCTGCGTGCCCGGGAAGTGGTTGATGAAAAATATGAAACCGATCTCAGTCCTGAATTCAGGGATATGATTGCTGCTTATGCGCAGGCCGTCAATCAATATGCCAGCGAAAACCCCAAAAAGGTATTTGTCAAAAGAGCCTTTCCGGTTGAGCCCAAGGATATGGCAGTGGGTTTTGTGCTTTCAATGTCGCTGATGTCAGGTATTGACAAAGTGCTTACCAGCATTCTTGATGGCACAATAGTGAAAAAAATTCCTGACGAGGGCGTGGGCTCCAATGCCTTTGCCTTTAATTCTAAAATGACCAAAGACGGGAATACCTACCTGGCGGTAAATTCGCATCAGCCACTGGAAGGGCCGCTTTCCTGGTATGAAGTGCATTTGTGTTCTGAAGAAGGCTGGAACATCATTGGCGGAACATTTCACGGTGGGCCGGCCGTTTTTCACGGCACCAATGAATACCTCGGCTGGGCGCACACGGTCAATTATTTCGACCTGACTGATGTGTATAAACTGAGAATGCATCCCGAAGAAAAAAACAAGTATTATTTTGATGGGGAATGGCTGGAGCTGGAAGAGGAAAAAGCCAAAATGCGCGTAAAAATATTTCCAAATTTCGGTTTGAAGATTCCGGTGAAAAGGAAAATCTGGAACAGCGTGTATGGCCCAACCTTAAAAACGGATCATGGGGTTTATTCCATCAGAATGGCTGGGAATATGAGGCTTGGCGCTGCCGAGCAATGGTACCGGATGAACAAG harbors:
- a CDS encoding type II toxin-antitoxin system RelE/ParE family toxin — its product is MTEKFKVEFSEEVLIFLDKLEEKARDKILFNIDKSKVKDDSKLFKKLTSEIWEFRTLYNKKQYRLFAFWDKTDKQITIVVATHGIVKKTQKTPKKEIEKATQIMLEYFKNK
- a CDS encoding helix-turn-helix transcriptional regulator, producing MKTYSFDEVKDRYLGKRGTKKREIYEYELRMDLIGEAIKNARKERNLTQEQLGKMVGVQKAQISKIENHLTDARFDTILKVFKALNAKINFQVELLNQNMKLT
- a CDS encoding penicillin acylase family protein, producing the protein MKMLKLLLSLTVFILLFPQISQAKKNLPQWTEVDKSQIDIVRDSFGVPHIFAPTDKQVVYGLAWTTCEDDFETLQWSILASKAMLGMHLGEEGARIDYAVQLLRAREVVDEKYETDLSPEFRDMIAAYAQAVNQYASENPKKVFVKRAFPVEPKDMAVGFVLSMSLMSGIDKVLTSILDGTIVKKIPDEGVGSNAFAFNSKMTKDGNTYLAVNSHQPLEGPLSWYEVHLCSEEGWNIIGGTFHGGPAVFHGTNEYLGWAHTVNYFDLTDVYKLRMHPEEKNKYYFDGEWLELEEEKAKMRVKIFPNFGLKIPVKRKIWNSVYGPTLKTDHGVYSIRMAGNMRLGAAEQWYRMNKTKNFSEFRDVLDMQQQSRMTIVYADKYDTIYNLSNGLVPIRNPNYDWQKVLPGDTSATLWTEFHPVEDLPQLLNPECGFLYNSNNSAFHLSKEECDLDPADYDPTMGFDLRITNRGERIKELIKNYDGVDWQDFMDIKYDLKYPSDTMVFHRPISIQQIMTLKPERYPKVAEGLRLIQSWDRKFNKENRAAALLTLSMLKMYKSSGKPMETIAVDRIANREWILENLEAAQNHMKQYFGRIDVPLGDWFKLERGGEEYPISGGPDVIRAAYPRAYGDEGKYRSWVGDSYIQMVKFTKDGPELHTVSPFGASNTPGSPHYTDQMPLYSKMKHKKMTFDKEAIYKAAEAIYQPN